A single region of the Globicephala melas chromosome 12, mGloMel1.2, whole genome shotgun sequence genome encodes:
- the FOSL2 gene encoding fos-related antigen 2 isoform X3 encodes MPGSGSAFIPTINAITTSQDLQWMVQPTVITSMSNPYPRSHPYSPLPGLASVPGHMALPRPGVIKTIGTTVGRRRRDEQLSPEEEEKRRIRRERNKLAAAKCRNRRRELTEKLQAETEELEEEKSGLQKEIAELQKEKEKLEFMLVAHGPVCKISPEERRSPPASGLQALRSGGSGGVGAVVVKQEPLEEDSPSSSSAGLDKAQRSVIKPISIAGGFYGEEPLHTPIVVTSTPAITPGTSNLVFTYPSVLEQESPASPSESCSKAHRRSSSSGDQSSDSLNSPTLLAL; translated from the exons ATGCCTGGCTCAGGCAGCGCCTTCATCCCCACCATCAACGCCATCACGACCAGCCAGGACCTGCAGTGGATGGTGCAGCCCACGGTGATCACCTCCATGTCCAACCCGTACCCCCGTTCGCACCCCTATAGCCCCCTGCCGGGCCTGGCCTCTGTCCCCGGGCACATGGCCCTCCCAAGACCCGGCGTGATCAAGACCATTGGCACCACTGTGGGCCGCAGGAGGAGAGATGAACAG CTGTCCccggaagaggaggagaagcgtCGAATCCGGAGGGAGAGGAACAAGCTGGCCGCGGCCAAGTGCCGGAACCGCCGCCGGGAGCTGACCGAGAAGCTGCAGGCG GAGAcggaggagctggaggaggagaagTCGGGCCTGCAGAAGGAGATCGCTGAGctgcagaaggagaaagagaagctgGAGTTCATGCTGGTGGCCCACGGGCCCGTGTGCAAGATCAGCCCCGAGGAGCGCCGGTCACCCCCGGCCTCCGGGCTGCAGGCCCTGCGCAGTGGGGGCAGTGGAGGGGTAGGCGCCGTGGTGGTGAAGCAGGAGCCCCTGGAAGAGGACAGCCCCTCGTCCTCGTCGGCGGGGCTGGACAAGGCCCAGCGCTCCGTGATCAAGCCCATCAGCATCGCTGGGGGCTTCTATGGGGAGGAGCCCCTGCACACCCCCATAGTGGTGACCTCCACTCCTGCCATCACCCCGGGCACCTCGAACCTCGTCTTCACCTACCCCAGCGTCCTGGAGCAGGAGTCGCCTGCGTCGCCCTCTGAGTCCTGCTCCAAGGCTCACCGCAGAAGCAGTAGCAGTGGGGACCAGTCGTCAGACTCCTTGAACTCCCCGACTCTGCTGGCTCTGTAA
- the FOSL2 gene encoding fos-related antigen 2 isoform X2 has product MDPAREGEKQRPGAWESEDLGTPGSACKKFRVDMPGSGSAFIPTINAITTSQDLQWMVQPTVITSMSNPYPRSHPYSPLPGLASVPGHMALPRPGVIKTIGTTVGRRRRDEQLSPEEEEKRRIRRERNKLAAAKCRNRRRELTEKLQAETEELEEEKSGLQKEIAELQKEKEKLEFMLVAHGPVCKISPEERRSPPASGLQALRSGGSGGVGAVVVKQEPLEEDSPSSSSAGLDKAQRSVIKPISIAGGFYGEEPLHTPIVVTSTPAITPGTSNLVFTYPSVLEQESPASPSESCSKAHRRSSSSGDQSSDSLNSPTLLAL; this is encoded by the exons AAATTCCGGGTAGATATGCCTGGCTCAGGCAGCGCCTTCATCCCCACCATCAACGCCATCACGACCAGCCAGGACCTGCAGTGGATGGTGCAGCCCACGGTGATCACCTCCATGTCCAACCCGTACCCCCGTTCGCACCCCTATAGCCCCCTGCCGGGCCTGGCCTCTGTCCCCGGGCACATGGCCCTCCCAAGACCCGGCGTGATCAAGACCATTGGCACCACTGTGGGCCGCAGGAGGAGAGATGAACAG CTGTCCccggaagaggaggagaagcgtCGAATCCGGAGGGAGAGGAACAAGCTGGCCGCGGCCAAGTGCCGGAACCGCCGCCGGGAGCTGACCGAGAAGCTGCAGGCG GAGAcggaggagctggaggaggagaagTCGGGCCTGCAGAAGGAGATCGCTGAGctgcagaaggagaaagagaagctgGAGTTCATGCTGGTGGCCCACGGGCCCGTGTGCAAGATCAGCCCCGAGGAGCGCCGGTCACCCCCGGCCTCCGGGCTGCAGGCCCTGCGCAGTGGGGGCAGTGGAGGGGTAGGCGCCGTGGTGGTGAAGCAGGAGCCCCTGGAAGAGGACAGCCCCTCGTCCTCGTCGGCGGGGCTGGACAAGGCCCAGCGCTCCGTGATCAAGCCCATCAGCATCGCTGGGGGCTTCTATGGGGAGGAGCCCCTGCACACCCCCATAGTGGTGACCTCCACTCCTGCCATCACCCCGGGCACCTCGAACCTCGTCTTCACCTACCCCAGCGTCCTGGAGCAGGAGTCGCCTGCGTCGCCCTCTGAGTCCTGCTCCAAGGCTCACCGCAGAAGCAGTAGCAGTGGGGACCAGTCGTCAGACTCCTTGAACTCCCCGACTCTGCTGGCTCTGTAA